In one Actinomycetota bacterium genomic region, the following are encoded:
- a CDS encoding NAD(+)/NADH kinase: MRNVGIMPHIYKEETLRAAGELRRWLEKMGLEVRMLREDAEASGCPDCGLEEGDFLRDLDLVISLGGDGAMLRASSFAYRADAPVVGVNLGKKGFLTALEMEGMYPGLEEVLRGRYLLQERMLLECWIREGCGGRPLYALNEVVVGKRELQRMIRLEVEINGNYFHYYSGDGVIFSTPTGSTAYSLSAGGPIVEPTLECIILTPICSHSLVDRSVIISPQSEIEVLARREKVMPSISVDGREEVELPHGGKVLIRKAPRRLKMIKKAGYSFYSLLLEKFEFPEGK, encoded by the coding sequence GTGAGAAACGTGGGCATCATGCCCCATATTTACAAGGAGGAGACCCTGCGGGCCGCGGGAGAACTGCGGCGCTGGCTGGAGAAGATGGGACTGGAGGTGAGGATGCTCCGGGAGGACGCCGAGGCCTCGGGGTGTCCGGACTGCGGGTTGGAAGAGGGGGATTTCCTGCGCGACCTGGACCTGGTGATATCCTTGGGTGGGGACGGGGCCATGCTTCGCGCCTCCTCCTTCGCCTACCGGGCGGACGCCCCCGTGGTGGGGGTCAACCTGGGCAAGAAGGGGTTCCTCACCGCCCTGGAGATGGAGGGCATGTATCCCGGGCTGGAGGAGGTCCTCCGGGGGCGCTACCTGCTGCAGGAGCGGATGCTGTTGGAGTGCTGGATAAGGGAGGGTTGTGGGGGCCGGCCGCTGTACGCCCTCAACGAGGTGGTGGTGGGGAAGCGGGAGCTGCAGAGGATGATACGCCTGGAGGTGGAGATAAATGGCAATTACTTCCATTACTACTCCGGCGACGGGGTCATCTTCTCCACCCCCACCGGTTCCACCGCCTACTCCCTGTCCGCCGGCGGGCCGATAGTGGAGCCCACCCTGGAATGCATCATCCTCACCCCCATCTGCAGCCATTCGCTGGTGGACCGCTCGGTGATAATCTCCCCCCAGAGCGAGATAGAGGTCCTGGCGCGGCGGGAGAAGGTGATGCCCTCCATATCCGTGGACGGCAGGGAGGAGGTGGAACTCCCTCACGGGGGAAAGGTGCTCATCCGCAAGGCCCCCCGCCGCCTGAAGATGATCAAGAAGGCAGGATACTCCTTCTACTCCTTGCTGCTCGAGAAGTTCGAGTTCCCCGAGGGGAAGTGA
- a CDS encoding ACT domain-containing protein encodes MKVRQVSVFLENKSGRLYEVCKCLAEAEVNIRALAIAETADYGVLRLIVNDPDRAVRVLTEENFTVSETEVIAVEVPDRPGGLAGVLAPLYEANVNIEYLYCFVEKSGESAIVVFRVEQIDRAIQALQGSGFTVMREEDVYRI; translated from the coding sequence TTGAAGGTTAGGCAGGTTTCCGTATTCCTGGAGAACAAGTCCGGAAGGTTATACGAGGTTTGCAAGTGCCTGGCCGAGGCGGAGGTCAACATCCGCGCCCTGGCCATAGCCGAGACCGCCGATTACGGCGTTCTGAGGCTCATCGTCAACGACCCGGACAGAGCGGTGAGGGTGCTCACGGAGGAAAACTTCACGGTGAGCGAGACGGAGGTCATCGCCGTCGAGGTTCCGGACCGCCCGGGAGGGCTGGCGGGAGTCCTGGCTCCCCTTTACGAGGCCAACGTGAACATCGAATACCTGTACTGCTTCGTGGAGAAGAGCGGGGAGAGCGCCATCGTGGTCTTCCGCGTGGAGCAGATAGACCGGGCCATCCAGGCCCTGCAGGGAAGCGGGTTCACGGTGATGCGCGAGGAGGACGTCTACCGGATATGA
- a CDS encoding secondary thiamine-phosphate synthase enzyme YjbQ: MPVYTTSLELSTRGGSEIIDITGKVQESLTGSRLREGLVTVFVPGSTGGVMTLEYEPGLVRDLGEAFERLAPREGAYHHDRTWGDGNGYSHVRASLVGPSLSVPFREGRLILGTWQQIAFVDFDNRPRRRVLIVQVMGE; encoded by the coding sequence ATGCCCGTCTACACCACCAGCCTGGAGCTTTCCACCCGGGGTGGATCGGAGATAATCGACATCACCGGAAAGGTACAGGAGAGCCTCACCGGTTCCCGGCTCCGCGAGGGGCTGGTAACCGTCTTCGTGCCCGGGTCCACCGGAGGGGTCATGACCTTGGAATACGAGCCCGGCCTGGTGCGGGATTTAGGAGAGGCCTTCGAGCGGCTGGCGCCGAGGGAAGGGGCCTATCACCACGACCGGACCTGGGGCGACGGCAACGGGTACAGCCACGTGCGGGCCTCCCTGGTGGGGCCCTCCCTCAGCGTCCCCTTTCGGGAGGGGCGGCTCATCCTGGGGACCTGGCAGCAGATCGCCTTCGTGGATTTCGACAATCGGCCCCGGCGCCGGGTCCTCATCGTCCAGGTCATGGGCGAGTGA
- a CDS encoding M28 family peptidase: MEEKDGILQHTVSASRESRSRRWEKSIAWPARHLAADIGPRPPGSRGENRAARFVRRELEEMGFQVEVQDFRTPVTTAWGKALDRLLIVVGALLFPLNGHLSYALVAGGFLAFLLERYGRSPFFWIAPLGRSENVVARATPAKEPEVRLVLMAHLDSHWSAFYYRPGLVSFYRPFRAADTASQGLLFIIFTLAYGGRLLSMDPSKLGFLWRTGLVTSAVPFLSMLALFSKAVSGRSSPGGNHNGSGVALLLELARAYSRHQPHAAELWFAFTGASETNGRGARVLVRRHRRELRGAYFLVLEGVGRGFPACRLKEGPFPGFHADRRLLRLARYIIESYAHYSGGMSSNRLYPGETFHLLSRGHRAMTVTGREETSVPRFWRWERDDQANVDPRNLRLALDFVRALVDAADHGGLRRGRLGARGVRKRTNRERH, encoded by the coding sequence GTGGAAGAAAAGGACGGGATACTTCAGCACACCGTCTCCGCATCCCGGGAGTCGAGATCCAGGCGGTGGGAGAAGAGCATCGCCTGGCCCGCCCGGCACCTGGCGGCGGACATCGGGCCCCGCCCTCCGGGAAGCAGGGGCGAGAACCGTGCGGCCCGCTTCGTGCGGCGGGAGCTCGAGGAAATGGGTTTCCAGGTCGAGGTCCAGGATTTCCGCACCCCCGTCACCACCGCCTGGGGAAAGGCCCTGGACCGACTGCTCATCGTGGTGGGTGCTCTCCTCTTCCCGTTGAACGGGCATCTCTCCTACGCCTTAGTGGCCGGCGGGTTTCTCGCCTTCCTCCTCGAACGCTACGGACGGAGCCCCTTTTTCTGGATAGCGCCCCTCGGACGTTCGGAGAACGTCGTGGCCAGGGCGACACCTGCCAAGGAACCGGAGGTCCGCCTGGTGCTCATGGCCCACCTGGACAGCCACTGGAGCGCCTTTTATTACCGTCCCGGCCTCGTCTCCTTCTACCGCCCGTTCCGCGCCGCGGACACGGCGTCCCAAGGACTCCTGTTCATCATCTTCACCCTGGCTTACGGGGGGCGTCTTCTGAGCATGGACCCTTCGAAGCTGGGCTTCTTGTGGCGGACGGGACTGGTCACCTCCGCCGTCCCCTTCCTGTCCATGCTGGCACTTTTTTCCAAGGCGGTCTCCGGCCGCTCCTCCCCGGGCGGGAACCACAACGGCTCTGGGGTGGCCCTCCTCCTTGAGCTGGCCCGCGCTTATTCCCGCCACCAGCCTCACGCTGCGGAGCTGTGGTTCGCCTTCACCGGCGCCTCGGAGACCAACGGCCGGGGAGCTCGTGTGCTGGTCCGCCGACACCGCCGGGAACTGCGCGGCGCCTATTTCCTGGTCCTGGAAGGGGTGGGGCGGGGCTTTCCGGCCTGTCGCTTGAAGGAGGGGCCTTTCCCGGGGTTCCATGCCGACCGGCGCTTGCTCAGGCTGGCCCGCTATATCATCGAGTCCTATGCCCACTACAGCGGCGGCATGTCCTCGAACCGCCTTTATCCCGGGGAGACCTTCCACCTCCTCTCCCGCGGCCACCGGGCCATGACCGTCACGGGCAGGGAAGAGACGTCCGTCCCCCGTTTCTGGAGGTGGGAACGGGACGACCAGGCCAACGTGGACCCCCGGAACCTCAGGTTGGCGCTGGATTTCGTCCGCGCCCTGGTGGATGCCGCGGATCACGGCGGCTTGCGTCGCGGAAGGCTCGGGGCGCGAGGCGTAAGGAAAAGGACGAACCGGGAAAGGCACTGA
- a CDS encoding phenylacetate--CoA ligase: MEYFNPVEVLDRERLEELQLQRLRETVDRLYEKVPFYRKKLDEVGYSPGDIRNLSDLKKLPFTTKDDLRDHYPFGLFAVPMRDIVRIHASSGTTGKPTVVGYTANDIKVWADLVARTIVAAGGTPDDIVHVAYGYGLFTGGLGLHYGAEMLGATALPMSGGNTKRQIRLMVDFGSTILCCTPSYALNIAEVMKEMGVTRDMIKLKAGILGAEPWTDEMRVQIEETLGISAHDIYGLSEVVGPGVSIECGEKNGLHVFEDCFIPEIIDPDTGESLPPGERGELVFTNINKEGLALLRYRTRDISALDVSPCPCGRTHVRMRRITGRTDDMLIIRGVNVFPSQVEAVLMQIPGLSPHYQLVVDRVENLDVLEVQVEVSPEVFSDEIKKLEELERRIADEVQSYLGVSVKVRLMEPRSIQRSEGKAVRVIDRRKM, translated from the coding sequence ATGGAGTACTTCAACCCGGTGGAGGTCCTGGACAGGGAAAGGCTGGAGGAACTCCAGCTGCAGCGCCTGAGGGAGACGGTGGACCGCCTCTACGAGAAGGTGCCTTTCTACAGGAAAAAACTGGATGAGGTGGGATATTCGCCAGGGGACATCCGGAACCTGTCCGATCTCAAGAAGCTGCCCTTTACCACCAAGGACGACCTCAGGGACCATTACCCGTTCGGCCTCTTCGCCGTGCCCATGCGGGATATCGTCCGCATCCACGCCTCGTCCGGCACCACCGGCAAGCCCACCGTGGTGGGGTACACGGCCAACGACATAAAGGTGTGGGCGGACCTGGTGGCCAGGACCATCGTGGCCGCCGGGGGGACCCCCGACGACATCGTGCACGTGGCCTACGGGTACGGGTTGTTCACCGGGGGCCTGGGGCTGCATTACGGGGCGGAGATGCTGGGGGCCACCGCTCTGCCCATGTCCGGGGGCAACACCAAGCGGCAGATCCGCCTTATGGTAGATTTTGGAAGCACGATCCTCTGCTGCACCCCCTCCTACGCCTTGAACATCGCCGAGGTCATGAAGGAGATGGGGGTCACCAGGGACATGATAAAACTCAAGGCGGGTATTCTTGGTGCGGAGCCCTGGACCGACGAGATGCGCGTACAGATCGAGGAGACGCTGGGAATCTCCGCCCACGACATCTACGGTCTCTCCGAGGTGGTGGGTCCCGGTGTTTCCATAGAGTGCGGGGAGAAGAACGGACTGCACGTCTTCGAGGATTGCTTCATCCCCGAGATCATCGACCCGGATACCGGGGAGAGCCTTCCTCCCGGAGAGAGGGGGGAGCTGGTCTTCACCAATATCAACAAGGAGGGCCTGGCCCTCCTGCGTTACCGCACCCGGGACATCTCCGCCCTGGACGTCTCCCCGTGCCCCTGCGGGCGCACCCATGTGCGCATGAGGAGGATCACCGGACGCACCGACGACATGCTCATCATCCGGGGGGTCAACGTCTTCCCCTCCCAGGTGGAGGCGGTGCTCATGCAGATCCCCGGCCTCAGCCCCCACTACCAGCTGGTGGTGGACCGGGTGGAGAACCTGGACGTGCTGGAAGTCCAGGTGGAGGTCTCCCCGGAGGTCTTCTCGGACGAGATAAAGAAGCTGGAGGAACTGGAACGCCGCATCGCCGACGAAGTCCAGAGCTACCTGGGGGTGAGCGTCAAGGTCCGGCTCATGGAGCCCCGTTCCATTCAGCGCAGCGAGGGCAAGGCGGTGAGGGTAATAGACAGGCGGAAGATGTAG
- the dxs gene encoding 1-deoxy-D-xylulose-5-phosphate synthase, whose amino-acid sequence MRSTPLLDSLSGPSDLKGLDYRELEILAEEIRSVIVETAARCGGHLAPSLGVVELTLALHRVFESPRDRIVWDVGHQSYAHKLVTGRREAFRNLRSRGGCSGFTRRDESPHDVVDAGHASTAISYALGLALARDLSGEDYEVVAVIGDGALTGGLAYEALNQAGALKKHLIIVLNDNGMSISRNVGAMSTYLTQLRLNPRYVRVKGGIKELIESVPLVGAPTDRFIHSLKERVKNFLIPEFIFEELGIKYVGVVDGHDIRAMEKDLSLARGVEGPVLIHVVTRKGKGYPPAEREPDLYHGVGPFEVETGELKGGGGNPTFTETFGRVMCEMAREEPRLVAITAAMKLGTGLDDFAALYPSRFFDVGIAEQHAVTLAAGLALGGYRPVVSIYSTFLQRAFDQLVQEVCLQNLPVIFTLDRSGLVGEDGPTHHGAFDLSYLRLLPNMTVMAPADQEELRDMMWAALKLKGPVAIRYPRGSGSSQRVDSRPRPLEIGRSRVVREGEGEVTIIAVGRMVGIALEAAEMLARRGVEAEVVNARFVKPLDEDMVRERAEKRRLLVTLEENVLHGGFGEAVATLLKEEEAGCRLVRLGLPDRFVEHGKVEELLASLGLDAPSVAGAVLRGLGSED is encoded by the coding sequence GTGAGGTCCACCCCGCTGCTGGATTCGCTTTCCGGGCCCTCGGACCTCAAGGGCCTCGATTACCGGGAACTGGAGATCCTGGCCGAGGAGATAAGGTCGGTCATCGTGGAGACCGCCGCCCGTTGCGGGGGTCACCTGGCTCCCAGCCTGGGGGTGGTGGAGCTGACCCTGGCCCTGCACCGGGTGTTCGAAAGCCCCCGGGACCGCATAGTCTGGGACGTGGGACACCAGAGCTATGCCCACAAGCTGGTCACCGGGCGCCGGGAGGCCTTCCGAAACCTCAGGAGCCGGGGTGGCTGCAGCGGATTCACCCGCAGGGACGAAAGCCCCCACGACGTGGTGGACGCCGGGCACGCCAGCACGGCCATCAGCTATGCCCTGGGTCTGGCCTTGGCCCGGGACCTCAGCGGGGAGGACTACGAGGTGGTGGCGGTCATCGGCGACGGAGCCCTCACCGGGGGGTTGGCCTACGAGGCCCTGAACCAGGCCGGGGCCCTGAAAAAGCACCTAATCATCGTGCTCAACGACAATGGGATGTCCATCTCCCGCAACGTGGGCGCCATGTCCACCTACCTCACCCAGCTGCGGCTGAATCCCCGCTACGTGCGCGTCAAGGGAGGGATCAAGGAACTCATCGAGAGCGTGCCCTTGGTCGGTGCGCCTACCGATCGCTTCATCCATTCCCTCAAGGAGAGGGTCAAGAACTTTCTCATCCCCGAGTTCATCTTCGAGGAACTGGGAATCAAGTATGTGGGGGTGGTGGACGGCCACGACATCCGGGCCATGGAAAAGGACCTCAGCCTGGCCCGGGGGGTGGAGGGCCCGGTGCTCATTCACGTCGTCACCCGCAAAGGAAAGGGATACCCTCCTGCGGAGAGGGAACCGGACCTTTATCATGGCGTGGGACCCTTCGAGGTGGAAACGGGGGAGCTCAAGGGGGGCGGAGGCAATCCCACCTTCACGGAGACCTTCGGCAGGGTGATGTGCGAGATGGCGCGGGAGGAGCCCCGACTGGTGGCCATCACCGCGGCCATGAAGCTGGGCACCGGCCTGGACGACTTCGCTGCCCTGTATCCCAGCCGCTTTTTCGATGTGGGCATAGCCGAACAGCACGCGGTGACCCTAGCAGCCGGGCTGGCCCTGGGGGGGTACCGGCCGGTAGTGTCCATTTATTCGACCTTCCTGCAGAGGGCCTTCGACCAGCTGGTGCAGGAGGTGTGCCTGCAGAACCTCCCAGTGATCTTCACCCTGGACCGCTCCGGCCTGGTGGGCGAGGACGGGCCCACCCATCACGGGGCCTTCGACCTCTCCTACCTGCGCCTTCTCCCCAACATGACGGTCATGGCCCCCGCCGACCAGGAGGAGCTGCGGGACATGATGTGGGCGGCCCTCAAGTTGAAGGGCCCGGTGGCCATCCGCTATCCCCGGGGAAGCGGGAGCTCGCAGCGGGTGGATTCCCGGCCGAGGCCTCTGGAGATAGGGCGCAGCCGGGTGGTCCGGGAGGGGGAGGGCGAGGTGACCATCATCGCCGTGGGACGGATGGTGGGAATCGCCCTGGAAGCGGCGGAGATGCTGGCTCGCCGCGGCGTGGAGGCGGAAGTGGTGAACGCCCGCTTCGTCAAGCCCCTGGACGAGGATATGGTCAGGGAACGGGCGGAAAAGCGCCGCCTCCTGGTCACCCTGGAGGAGAACGTGCTCCACGGGGGATTCGGGGAGGCGGTGGCCACCCTGCTCAAGGAGGAGGAGGCCGGCTGCCGGCTGGTGCGCCTGGGCTTGCCGGACCGTTTCGTGGAACATGGAAAGGTGGAGGAGCTCCTCGCTTCGCTGGGCCTGGACGCACCCTCCGTGGCCGGCGCGGTGCTACGGGGCCTGGGGAGCGAGGATTGA
- the recN gene encoding DNA repair protein RecN, with the protein MLRELQVRNLALIREARLEFGPGLNVLTGETGAGKTVLVEALGLLLGGRGDAGFVSPGSERMELEAAFDPPAGEGWRELLEAEGMEPEEEIILRRVISSDGRSRCYVNGRMCPVGTLARLGEYLVDIHGQHEHQRLLRPSTHLEYLDGYGPSEHDALLKEYHGLYRRWKEAQERYEAACLEEAERLREMDLLRYQVREIEAVNPEEGEMEELLRERRRMQNREELFIAAREAYGAVSGGEEGEGALDRLGEARRLLERAASLDDDLSGWAARLEEVEGILSELAREMHAYLEALDFQPGRLEEVEARLRDLAGLARKYGSDTGDILSYLERARRRLEDLEALDERREEFRAEAESLRGEVERAAEALRGSRARLAERLTREVNRELKELNMGGMRFRVRMEVLEEYGESGGDRVEFEVSPGKDLPYRPLARIASGGELSRIALALKLALARADAVPTLVFDEVDAGIGGATADVLARKLSGISRFHQVFSITHLPQVAAASDVHLAVEKRQTGKGIITEIRRLDGSGRVGELVRMLGGEERTAREHALAMLGGRASSVEGGKEG; encoded by the coding sequence ATGTTGAGGGAGCTGCAGGTACGTAACCTGGCCCTGATCAGGGAAGCGCGCCTCGAGTTCGGGCCCGGACTCAACGTGCTCACCGGCGAGACGGGGGCGGGAAAGACGGTACTGGTGGAGGCCTTGGGGCTGCTCCTGGGGGGACGCGGGGACGCCGGTTTCGTGAGTCCCGGGTCGGAGAGGATGGAGCTGGAGGCGGCCTTCGACCCTCCGGCGGGAGAGGGGTGGCGGGAGCTCCTGGAGGCCGAAGGCATGGAGCCGGAGGAAGAAATCATTCTACGCCGAGTGATATCCTCGGACGGGAGGAGTCGCTGCTACGTCAACGGACGGATGTGTCCCGTGGGAACCCTGGCCCGGCTGGGGGAATACCTGGTGGACATCCACGGGCAGCACGAGCACCAGCGCCTGCTGAGGCCCTCCACCCACCTTGAGTACCTCGACGGATACGGGCCCTCCGAACACGACGCCCTTCTGAAGGAATACCACGGCCTCTACCGGCGGTGGAAGGAAGCGCAGGAGCGCTACGAAGCGGCCTGCCTGGAGGAGGCGGAAAGGCTGCGGGAGATGGACCTCCTGCGCTACCAGGTGCGAGAGATAGAGGCCGTGAACCCCGAGGAGGGGGAGATGGAAGAACTTCTCAGGGAACGGAGGAGGATGCAAAACCGGGAGGAGCTCTTCATCGCGGCCCGTGAGGCCTACGGCGCGGTCTCCGGAGGAGAGGAGGGGGAAGGAGCCCTGGATCGCCTGGGGGAAGCCCGCCGCTTGCTGGAGAGGGCCGCGTCCCTGGACGATGACCTCTCCGGGTGGGCCGCTCGCCTGGAGGAGGTGGAGGGAATCCTCTCCGAGCTGGCCAGGGAGATGCACGCCTACCTGGAGGCGCTGGATTTCCAGCCCGGGCGCTTGGAGGAGGTGGAAGCGCGCCTCCGGGATCTGGCCGGCCTGGCCAGGAAGTACGGGAGCGACACCGGGGACATTCTTTCCTACCTGGAAAGGGCCAGGCGGAGGCTGGAGGACCTGGAGGCCCTGGACGAGAGGAGGGAGGAGTTCCGGGCGGAGGCGGAATCGCTCCGCGGTGAGGTGGAGAGGGCGGCGGAAGCCCTCAGGGGTTCCCGAGCGCGGCTGGCGGAACGGCTGACCCGGGAGGTCAACCGGGAGCTCAAGGAGCTGAACATGGGAGGCATGCGCTTCCGCGTGCGGATGGAGGTCCTGGAAGAATACGGGGAAAGTGGGGGCGACCGCGTGGAGTTCGAGGTTTCCCCGGGCAAGGACCTGCCCTACCGTCCGCTGGCCCGCATCGCTTCCGGCGGGGAGCTCTCGCGCATCGCCCTGGCCCTGAAGCTGGCCCTGGCCCGAGCGGACGCCGTTCCCACCCTGGTCTTCGACGAGGTGGACGCCGGCATAGGGGGCGCCACGGCCGATGTCCTGGCCCGCAAGCTCTCCGGCATCTCCCGTTTTCACCAGGTCTTCTCCATCACCCACCTCCCTCAGGTAGCCGCGGCTTCCGACGTCCACCTGGCGGTGGAAAAGAGGCAGACCGGAAAGGGAATAATAACCGAGATCCGTAGGCTGGACGGGTCG
- a CDS encoding ABC transporter permease, translated as MKGWRTLISKDWKLIYRNRLLLAVLIVYPFLIMGVIGAAFQESGRPVPLGVVDLDRPEGVEVLWWILPTGQPSGLERTVRREAEGSTALASLDQALEGLEGGELNLVTAAVEEDSEPRWLGHRVDSGVLDWLLDDLETSAGEVRYRDSGEEALEELRTSGGGLLVGVPSAAYPYLGESLWVDGRSYDSGGLVRDFSREVVEVKDYPDRGSAMEDLREGRVDAVLVLPPGFVRRLKTLEKVAEVEVVLDQSSLVKAEFAETAVRGFLSRVSERVVEEKMRAVVAGLRVLVEGGDFFGTQVVGLSRIREDLERIREKLADNPELRARLEEGIGLADTVIEDIGEAADYLKGTALPVELRITSVAGRPLAAKDAVVPSLIALSMLWTGVLCGAILMVLEDEEGMRVRLRLTDMGPLALVGSKLLMAAGIVFVQSAVMLVLAVAVFRAFASNIFLALATIAISSLSCIGIGLVLAAFARQVAGAVILGLLVSFPLIFLAGMIFPLNLMPSIMRGLARAIPLTYAVEALSGVMLRGEGAAGVLGEWLALLGFGLFFLALGSLLVRRRSG; from the coding sequence GTGAAGGGCTGGAGGACCCTGATTTCCAAGGACTGGAAACTCATATACCGCAACCGACTCCTCCTCGCGGTGCTGATCGTCTATCCCTTCCTGATCATGGGCGTCATCGGGGCCGCCTTCCAGGAGAGCGGGCGGCCCGTTCCCCTGGGGGTGGTGGACCTGGACCGCCCGGAAGGGGTGGAGGTCCTCTGGTGGATACTGCCCACCGGGCAACCCTCTGGCCTGGAGAGGACCGTGCGCCGGGAAGCGGAAGGGTCCACCGCCCTCGCCTCCCTGGACCAAGCCCTGGAAGGTCTGGAGGGTGGGGAGTTGAACCTGGTCACGGCGGCGGTGGAGGAGGACTCTGAACCACGCTGGTTGGGCCACCGAGTGGATAGCGGGGTACTGGATTGGTTGCTGGACGACCTGGAGACCTCCGCGGGGGAAGTACGCTACCGGGATTCCGGCGAGGAGGCCCTGGAGGAGCTGAGAACGTCGGGAGGCGGGCTCCTGGTGGGCGTGCCCTCCGCTGCCTATCCCTACCTGGGCGAGTCCCTGTGGGTGGATGGGCGGTCCTACGACTCCGGGGGGTTGGTGCGGGATTTCTCCCGCGAGGTGGTGGAAGTGAAGGATTACCCGGACCGGGGCAGTGCCATGGAGGACCTCCGGGAGGGGCGCGTGGACGCGGTCCTCGTGCTCCCGCCCGGATTCGTCCGGCGCCTCAAGACTCTGGAAAAGGTGGCCGAGGTGGAGGTGGTACTGGACCAGTCCAGCCTGGTGAAGGCGGAGTTCGCCGAGACCGCGGTGCGGGGGTTCCTCTCCCGGGTCAGCGAGAGGGTGGTGGAGGAGAAGATGCGGGCCGTTGTGGCCGGCCTGCGGGTCCTGGTGGAGGGGGGCGATTTCTTCGGGACACAGGTGGTGGGCCTCTCCCGCATCCGGGAGGACCTGGAACGCATACGGGAGAAACTGGCCGACAACCCCGAGCTGAGGGCACGCCTGGAGGAGGGAATCGGGCTGGCGGACACGGTCATCGAGGACATCGGGGAAGCCGCCGATTACCTCAAGGGTACTGCTCTCCCGGTGGAACTCAGGATAACCTCCGTGGCCGGGAGGCCCCTGGCCGCCAAGGACGCGGTGGTACCCTCACTCATCGCCCTGTCCATGCTCTGGACCGGGGTGCTCTGCGGGGCCATCCTCATGGTCCTGGAGGACGAGGAGGGGATGCGGGTGCGCCTGCGGTTGACCGACATGGGCCCCCTGGCCCTGGTGGGGTCCAAGCTCCTCATGGCGGCGGGCATCGTGTTCGTGCAGTCGGCGGTGATGCTCGTCCTGGCGGTGGCCGTCTTTCGGGCCTTTGCCTCCAATATTTTCCTGGCCCTGGCCACCATAGCCATTTCCTCCCTCTCCTGCATCGGGATAGGCCTGGTGCTGGCCGCCTTCGCGCGCCAGGTAGCCGGCGCGGTCATCCTCGGTCTTTTGGTCAGCTTCCCCCTGATATTCCTCGCCGGGATGATCTTCCCGCTGAACCTCATGCCTTCCATCATGCGGGGCCTGGCCCGCGCCATCCCCCTGACCTACGCCGTGGAGGCCCTTTCCGGCGTCATGCTGCGGGGGGAGGGGGCGGCCGGCGTGCTCGGCGAATGGCTGGCGCTCCTTGGCTTCGGACTCTTCTTCCTGGCCCTGGGCTCCCTCCTGGTGCGCCGCAGGTCAGGATAG
- a CDS encoding TlyA family RNA methyltransferase yields the protein MERLDRWLVDKGYFPSREKARLAIMAGEVEIEGRGEVLKAGTRVRPGDRVLVRSRPRYVSRGGEKLEGALERFGLRVEGKRALDVGSSTGGFTHCLLRSGASEVVALDVGKGLLHWDLRRDPRVTVMEGRNVRHLRPEDLPFAPDLVVADLSFISLRKVLSVLRDILRPGGDLVALVKPQFEAGRAKVGKGGVVRDPAVHREVLREVLREGRKLGLVLRGLAPSRPPGADGNREYFAWWSSGGKGGIPDGEWEELIREAVEDSLQEERAGGDPGRPREREGAEPSS from the coding sequence ATGGAAAGACTAGACCGCTGGCTGGTGGACAAGGGCTACTTCCCCTCCCGGGAGAAGGCCCGGCTGGCCATCATGGCCGGAGAGGTGGAGATAGAGGGGAGGGGTGAAGTCCTCAAGGCGGGCACCAGGGTGCGCCCCGGAGACCGGGTTCTGGTGCGCTCCCGTCCCCGTTACGTCTCCAGGGGAGGGGAGAAACTGGAAGGGGCCCTCGAGAGGTTCGGCCTCCGCGTGGAGGGGAAGCGGGCCCTCGACGTGGGTTCCTCCACCGGCGGCTTCACCCACTGCCTCCTCCGGAGCGGAGCCTCGGAGGTGGTGGCCCTGGACGTGGGGAAGGGCCTCCTGCACTGGGATCTCAGGCGGGATCCCCGGGTGACGGTCATGGAAGGGCGGAACGTCCGCCACCTGCGCCCGGAGGACCTACCCTTCGCCCCCGACCTGGTGGTGGCGGATCTCTCCTTCATATCCCTGCGCAAGGTGCTGTCGGTCCTGCGGGATATACTACGTCCCGGGGGCGACCTGGTGGCCCTGGTCAAGCCCCAGTTCGAAGCGGGGCGGGCGAAGGTGGGCAAGGGTGGCGTGGTCCGCGACCCCGCAGTTCATCGGGAGGTGCTGCGGGAAGTATTGCGGGAAGGACGGAAGCTGGGCCTGGTCCTGCGTGGGCTGGCGCCCTCCCGTCCGCCGGGGGCGGACGGGAACCGGGAGTACTTCGCCTGGTGGTCCTCGGGAGGGAAGGGAGGGATTCCCGACGGCGAGTGGGAGGAGCTGATACGGGAAGCGGTGGAGGACTCCCTGCAGGAGGAGAGAGCGGGCGGTGACCCCGGTCGGCCGCGGGAACGGGAAGGAGCAGAGCCCTCGAGTTAG